One genomic segment of Litorilinea aerophila includes these proteins:
- a CDS encoding phytanoyl-CoA dioxygenase family protein, with the protein MNIRFGYRDLAFPSPELGELRDSSDLLGDLPALQARMAEDGYLLLRGLLPRATVLQARRTILEYMAAQEALTPGEPVLEGVMPRGGRTVPMMGRKGIAHHPDVLAVVEHPRLFDFFAAYFGEPALTFNYKWLRAVGNERYTGAHYDFVYMGRGSPRLHTVWIPFGDIPVHQGTLAMCVGSHNLESFAILRETYGRMDVDRDRTEGWFTRDPMEIVEKFGGRWLTAPFYAGDVILFGMHTMHASTTNLTNRFRLSCDVRFQPASEPADPRWVGEGTGHTALGKEPLRSMEEARAAWGL; encoded by the coding sequence ATGAACATCCGCTTCGGCTATCGGGACCTGGCCTTTCCCAGCCCAGAGCTGGGCGAACTCCGGGATAGCAGCGACTTGCTGGGCGACCTGCCCGCCCTGCAGGCCCGCATGGCAGAAGACGGCTACCTGCTGCTGCGGGGCCTGTTGCCTCGAGCCACCGTGCTCCAGGCACGGCGGACCATCCTGGAGTACATGGCCGCCCAGGAAGCCCTGACGCCCGGCGAGCCCGTGCTGGAGGGCGTCATGCCCCGGGGCGGCCGTACAGTGCCCATGATGGGACGCAAGGGCATCGCCCACCATCCAGACGTGCTGGCGGTGGTGGAGCACCCCCGCCTCTTCGACTTCTTCGCCGCCTACTTCGGCGAGCCGGCGTTGACCTTCAACTACAAGTGGCTGCGGGCCGTGGGCAACGAGCGCTACACCGGCGCACACTACGACTTCGTCTACATGGGCCGGGGCTCGCCCCGCCTCCACACCGTCTGGATCCCCTTTGGCGACATCCCGGTCCATCAAGGGACCCTGGCCATGTGTGTGGGCTCCCACAACCTGGAGAGCTTCGCGATCCTACGGGAGACCTACGGCCGCATGGACGTGGACCGGGACCGCACCGAGGGGTGGTTCACCAGGGATCCCATGGAGATTGTGGAAAAGTTCGGCGGCCGCTGGCTCACCGCGCCCTTCTACGCCGGGGACGTGATCCTGTTTGGCATGCACACCATGCACGCTTCCACCACCAACCTGACCAACCGCTTCCGCCTGAGCTGCGACGTGCGCTTCCAGCCGGCCAGCGAGCCGGCCGATCCCCGCTGGGTTGGCGAAGGTACCGGCCACACGGCCCTGGGGAAGGAGCCCCTGCGGTCCATGGAGGAGGCGCGCGCGGCGTGGGGGCTGTGA
- a CDS encoding zinc-dependent alcohol dehydrogenase, with protein sequence MRAVQILAPGEAVFVEVPKPTLQPGYALIRTRHLSLCGSDIHTFYHSPQENYPLPPGASGHEMVGVVEAVNGAAGPLKVGDIALTLVRDNRAMAEYYLAPVEHVLPLPPGKPVEELLQAQQLGTVIYAARRLPNLVDKDVAVIGQGSAGLWWTFMVRRLGARRVIALDLQAHRLQLSPRYGATHTVHNGEVDPVEAVAAITGGQMADVVVEAAGEIDSINLAIDLVKRYGFILYFGVPRVGKRMPFDMMGLFRKCVQCQTIVGAMADPGQSCTHMALELLATGIADAAPMLTHRFPFDQVLDAYELQRTRDEGAVKIVIDMPAP encoded by the coding sequence ATGCGCGCAGTACAGATCCTGGCCCCAGGGGAGGCCGTCTTTGTGGAAGTCCCCAAACCCACCCTCCAGCCGGGGTACGCGTTGATTCGAACCCGCCATCTCTCCCTGTGCGGCAGCGACATTCACACCTTCTACCACTCCCCCCAGGAGAATTACCCCCTGCCGCCAGGCGCCAGCGGCCACGAGATGGTAGGGGTCGTCGAGGCGGTGAACGGCGCAGCCGGGCCGCTGAAAGTGGGCGACATAGCCCTGACCCTGGTCCGGGACAACCGGGCCATGGCCGAATACTATCTGGCGCCGGTGGAACATGTCCTGCCCCTGCCGCCGGGCAAGCCGGTGGAAGAGCTGCTCCAGGCGCAACAGCTGGGCACCGTCATCTACGCGGCCAGGCGCCTGCCCAACCTGGTGGACAAGGACGTGGCCGTGATCGGCCAGGGCTCCGCCGGCCTCTGGTGGACCTTCATGGTACGCCGACTGGGCGCGCGGCGGGTCATCGCCCTGGACCTCCAGGCCCACCGCCTCCAGCTCTCCCCCCGCTACGGCGCCACCCACACGGTCCACAACGGCGAGGTGGATCCGGTGGAGGCGGTGGCGGCCATCACCGGCGGCCAGATGGCGGACGTGGTGGTGGAAGCCGCGGGCGAAATCGACTCCATCAACCTGGCCATCGACCTGGTCAAGCGCTACGGCTTCATCCTCTACTTCGGCGTGCCCCGGGTGGGCAAACGGATGCCCTTTGACATGATGGGCCTGTTCCGCAAGTGCGTCCAGTGCCAGACCATCGTGGGCGCCATGGCCGACCCCGGCCAGTCCTGCACCCACATGGCCCTGGAGCTGCTGGCCACCGGCATCGCCGATGCGGCGCCCATGCTCACTCACCGCTTCCCCTTCGACCAGGTGCTGGATGCCTACGAGCTCCAACGCACCCGGGACGAGGGAGCCGTCAAGATCGTGATCGACATGCCTGCGCCGTGA
- a CDS encoding hydroxyacid dehydrogenase — translation MKPKVVMQFELRMGAADLVREVADVIIDPTMEQAAGADVVVVGGMYADAAFMDRVGPNLKAIAKPGIGVDNIDVDAATERNILVIHTPDAPTESTAEHAVALLMAVAKRVMVGDMHLRHDRSIGREEMMGTELLDRTLGVVGYGRIGRRVAEICALGLRMNVLVFDPFVDKNLPTPERVTLTDNLDELLRRAHFVTVHVPLTPATRHLIGERELRLMQPGSYLINASRGPVVDEAALIRALQDGHLAAAGLDVFDPEPPAPDNPLLSMRNVVVTPHIASNTDRGIRAMNYGVAEQVVQVLRGERPPFIVNAQVWPGRVPQTQSRSA, via the coding sequence ATGAAGCCAAAAGTTGTCATGCAGTTTGAATTGCGCATGGGCGCCGCGGATCTGGTGCGGGAAGTGGCGGATGTGATCATCGACCCCACCATGGAACAGGCGGCCGGCGCCGACGTGGTGGTCGTGGGTGGCATGTACGCCGACGCCGCCTTCATGGACCGGGTCGGCCCCAACCTCAAGGCCATCGCCAAGCCCGGCATCGGCGTGGACAACATCGACGTGGACGCGGCCACCGAGCGCAACATCCTGGTCATCCACACCCCCGACGCACCCACCGAATCCACCGCCGAGCACGCGGTGGCCCTGCTGATGGCCGTGGCCAAACGGGTCATGGTGGGCGACATGCACCTGCGCCACGACCGCAGCATTGGCCGGGAGGAGATGATGGGCACCGAGCTGCTGGACCGCACCCTGGGCGTGGTGGGCTACGGGCGCATCGGCCGTCGGGTGGCGGAGATCTGCGCCCTGGGGCTGCGCATGAACGTGCTCGTCTTCGATCCCTTCGTGGACAAGAACCTGCCCACGCCGGAGCGGGTCACCCTGACCGACAACCTGGATGAGTTGCTGCGCCGCGCCCATTTCGTGACCGTCCACGTGCCCCTCACGCCGGCCACCCGCCACCTCATCGGCGAGCGGGAGCTGCGCCTGATGCAGCCCGGCTCCTACCTGATCAACGCCAGCCGGGGTCCTGTGGTGGACGAGGCTGCGCTCATCCGCGCCCTCCAGGATGGACACCTGGCCGCCGCCGGGCTGGACGTCTTCGACCCCGAGCCGCCGGCGCCGGACAACCCCCTCCTGTCCATGCGCAACGTGGTGGTCACCCCCCACATCGCCTCCAACACGGACCGGGGCATCCGGGCCATGAACTACGGGGTAGCCGAGCAGGTGGTCCAGGTATTGCGGGGAGAGCGACCGCCCTTCATCGTCAATGCCCAGGTCTGGCCGGGCCGGGTGCCCCAGACGCAATCCCGCTCCGCTTGA